The DNA window GTCGGTGATTTCCCGTCATGAAAAAAGATTCCCAACAATATAATACATAAAAGGCATATGTTCTAAATGAGCAACTGTAAGATATAACGCATAGATATGTGAGTTTTGAAACAAcgataataattttatttcactttattCATGATCAGCTATTTTACTTCTCTATTTGAAAACTATAGCAGATAAACAAAGTTATCTTAAACTCATTGTGATTTTATGTGGCCATGAAATAAAAGGCTCGGTAAAGCAATACCAACCAAACATAATTTACACTTTTGCAGATAaagcttttaagaaaaaaaggttTGAAATGTAAAAAGACAATACAATGTTAAACTACTGCTTGTTTTAAGCTCGGATCGGCGTGAAAGCGGAAGTGAACATTGTATGCCAACAGGTGCGCGCAGTGTCAGACTATTTGCTGACGCAATCAAACCCTGCTCCGCGTCAATAATTCATATCAACGGGCTTTGTGCCAAACCATTTCTGTACTGTAGGGAAAAATGAACACTTTATGTTCGTCCCATCCTTATAccatttcattaaataaatcCACCGACTTTTATACATTAATTTCATACAGTATTTAACGAGTGATTGACCGCTACGAACGCTATCTAGATTTCAGAACCGTCTGTATAAAgccttaaatatatattatgaatgtACTTTATTGTTTCTTGTCTGCTTGCAATTTgaatttaatgcaaatattgCAATTTCTTGTTCGTTTAAAGAACTAATGCATTTAAAATAGTCATCTGTAACATTAAGATCAGAACTGAAACAAAATCCTACAAAATGTGGCCTTGATTCAATaagaaaatacttttaataGATTTCTTAAAGGGTTTTGTGTTCGAAATCCCCCGATACAAGACCTGTAGACCATATATATGTGTCGATTTTTCTGGTCATGGAATCTCATTACGTTTAACACTGCTTGATATATTGCTGATATACGTCCCTTCGAGAATTTTCAGCCCATTCATCACCAGTATTGAAATCGAATGCACCAAACTCCAAGTCCATCTGTGACTTCGTTGTGAGTAAGATTAATGACGGCTTGTTATGTTTATAGCTTCTACAGGACGAAAATTGTGAAACATTTCTCCGGGTTTGCCGCAGTTCACTAGggagtaagtacatgtacatctattttGAAAAGCCTTCATCATTGTCCTCACACACACTTTAAACTTTGATAAAGCTTTGTGGTGCGATTTATTTTAATGCTTGCTTGTTTTTCAGACTCTTTCTTAATAAAAGGTAACAAAGGTGATCGAGGGTACAATGGATTTTCTGGAGCCCCGGGCAATCCAGGGCAAACTGGACCCAAAGGTGCGTAATACAGCGGCAGAAAGATTAATTATTAAGGGGGAATGTACATTGTcgtatttttcaaatttaattaatttattttcgcCCCTCTCGCTAAAGGCAAACCTATGGATAGAATAgctgaaaaagatatttttactcAATACCTTTTGGACCCCTTGAGTGACAGACATCAAACTTAGAATACTAGAACCTTCTAAAGTGTAATATCTCCCgtaaaagataattttgttCTATACTTGCACCATGTTAACCTCCTAAATCAAACTTGGAAAACGTGTACcctccccccccctttttgtaGAAGATGATCATCTTttattatgtctcccctttcaaaggggagacatattgtttttgtcgactttcttcttcttcttcttcttcttcttcttcttcttcttcttcttcttcttcttcttcttcttccaaatttgtccaggccgtaacttaaataccctttgacattaagacttcaaactcgGAACAAAGTTAGAtagtattgagaaggagtgcacgccaccaaacattttgaccttgaccttttttttttcaaggtcaagcttttcataaaaaatattgtccggaccataacacaagactcctttcaCATACAGACTTTAAAGTTGTATCATAGATAGTTGGTATATAACcaagttgaaccttaccaacatttttgaccttgacctagaatttttatttcaaggtcaaattagaaaaaacttaaTTGTTAAACTCCtcaatatactttgacagaaggacttcaaactttaaacaaagaacaataataatacacttaggtgtactattgatttatatatgaccttgactatGTTTTaatcaaggtcaaattaagaaaaagataataaGATTTTCTAGGTCTGGGTAACATATAGCTGACatccttttttttcaattgttaaatttgccccatattacaatccttggggagaaggggagacatgtatttttttgtaaaaacaaaaacaaaaaaacaatacccactagtttcTTCAGTCACTGGGTATAATGGTCACGACTCACTCAGTGGTATTTGTAAAACACAACTCATAATTTTgacaacttaaaaaaattaattattcgtTTGTTTCTATGGTTACTTCCAATGaactcttaaaaataaacatgcatatgtaacaatagaattaaaaatatcaatagatATTTACTATGTTCCTACATGGGATAcctacaattttcttttttatgttgaATCAATAATTCAATCTTTatattgataataaaacaaagcCGTATCGAAATAAGCGGATTAATggataacattttgttttgacaATGACTACCAGTATATAAAAAATCTCTGCAAATAAGTATTTAGGAAGAACGTAGATATAACTTTGTCTGCCCGTCCATCCATCACATTACGTAATGTTGTTCGGAAGGAGGGTTGTAAGATTTCTTTCAGTACCTGAAGTTAAGCTTTGTTATGACTTTAATGCATAAAATTCTTTAATGTGAATCAAGTTTTATAACTTGTACCAACCTTAGaaagaaattatattaaatgatttaaactTTTGATTTATAGGAGATATGGGAATCCCGGGGCTTGAAGGTCCTATGGGTCCTAAGGGAGAAGAAGGTCTACCTGGGCTGCGAGGTCTACCTGGAGAGAGAGGACCCCAAGGGGGAGAAGGTACAGTAATACGGCTTATAACTGTAAATAGTTCAAAGTCTTTCTGTAAAACTAAGCAATAAAATACATTTGGGATTTAAGAATTCGGCCTTGCATGTGTGACGCGTATTATCTGAAAATAACCATGTATGATACCGTGAGTTTACAACATTAAGGACGTCCCGGACTTCCAGGATTAACAGGTGCCAAAGGAGATAAAGGAAAACAGGGCATTCTGGGATTTCCCGGGAAAATCGGGGAGCCAGGTCTGTAAACTTAACACGTTGCGACTTTTTGTTATACTGTTATTTAGAAAAAGTAATCATTTACTAGTATGCTCTACACTTTCGTTATGCGTAACTTAGATAATTATGTAATAACGTTTTCTATTAAAACTTGAGAATATGCGTATTAAGAAGGCTGGGTGATAAACAAATTATCCGTCAGATCTACATGTACCAGAAGACATGGTTCTTCTATTTAGAagaaaaactcaaaatattttagattaaaaacttttaatattttcccAATTCTTACACAGAGCTGCGCTTCTAGGAAGATTAATATGTAGTTTTAAAATAACCGAACCCGTCCAGACCTCTtcaattattcttttttatgtcAAACACGTttcgttggataaaaaattgtttggaaAAACTATTTCTTTTCGGTAacttaatgtatatgtatatatatttcaatccCCTCTCAGGGCCCCGGGGTGACAAGGGATCTACCGGTGAGAGAGGCCTCATTGGTCCCATGGGATTCGATGGACCCTCTGGCCCACCTGGTTAGTACCCATGGATAAACAACCTCAGATTAAAAGTCAAACTTCAGCATCgtgatttaaaagaaaataagattTAATTTAAAGTTCTAAAACTGTTCAAAGATAACgcaaacaaacaaattttcgtaCTGTTCTTTAACCTTGCATCAGATGTTGCAATCGCAAATTATTTGTGTCTAAAAATACGTTGTGTTGCAGTCATAACTATTTTGGATTTCAGGTCCAGCCGGACCAAAAGGATATAAAGGTGACAAAGGACCAACTGGCATCAATGGTTACCCCGGAGACAAAGGTAAGGAACTATGAAACgtgaataaattaaataatattctttTTACGGTTGGAATGTAGTCAAACTTCACATTTTTCTTCGGTGCACTTTATTAGTAACCTTTTCAAAAGGGCATGTGAACAActatttttgattaattttgttttaccaTGTTCAAGAGTTCTTTCCTTTTAAGAACTGTATCCATGTTTTGTCGATTTCAATTCAGGTCAGGACCGCGTATAAACAGAggtttcttattttatttgtagGAGAGGTTGGTGAGAAAGGCGAGAGAGGTAATCATGCATCCATTAATGAAATTTGGCCTGTCTCAGAGTAAATTAGAATCGATATTCACATCAGCATCGGAAGGCTTTCCGGCTCATCAACGCGTCAAATAAAGCTgttaattcaaacaaaatttaataaaaggCATTGAGGAATATATATTTCGAGCGGGCAAATTCGTTTTATATACAATCTAGCTGCTCGAGACGAGAAAAtactaaaaatatacattttttgcgTATTTTCTCTTTGTAAGTCGTAGAGCTATACACTCTATCACGTAACAATTTGTATCTGGTCTTAAATCATGCATAAAGCATCGACATCCGGGTAATTTGTGCCAAAAATTGTCTCCAAAAAATCGAATTGATACAAAATGTATGCGAAACCTAAGAACACCTAATAAGTTCATTTTATTTCCGTACCTGTAAATCAAACCAAAAAAATCGCGACCTTGTGTAAATGAAGTTTGTAGAGAGTTAAAAAGAGTTGAACACAAAACAGGGtttatgctttaaaaaaaaataaacgtgCGTGTTTTCGCATGTAAGGTTTGAGATTATGCATACAATGTATCTTGAATTTTGAATTCCGCTAAATTTCCCGAACGCAGATATAATCGGATACCCACTCATTGGTCTCTTTTATATTAAATGTAGTCTTATGTTACATTTTCATATAATGATCAACCTCTATATTGTTATGTTTAGGTTACCCAGGATACCCCGGACCAATGGGGTTACCGGGACCCAAGGGACAAAAGGGAGAATGTCAAGGTAAAGACAATTCTCAACATAGAACAAAGCGATTCTTACAAGAATATCGTACTTGAAATATGGAAGCACACTTCAACTCAGAATTACACTTTTccttccaattttttttcccgAAAGAAATAATTGCATGTACACAGTGTATTTTAATGCGACATTTACAATAATTCTTTATgcaacaagaaaaacaaaaaacaaaaaaccgcacatttttatatcaaacaGTTCTCTTGAAAAATCCAATCTCAACAATTCGCATTTATCCAAAAATGGCTTTTAGCACTgtgataatttatatattttaagccAATATCTCAATAAGTATACCAGTACCATCAACAATGTTAGGCTTTGGTAGAtgtacagattttattaagctTGGATTTTGCATAATAGTATATGTAAGTAAGTTTGTTTGACTATCAGTAacaaatcatttatttctttgaaagttTCAACAATTAAAATGGAAAACTTAAGAATGGGAAAAGTTGCCACGAACCGTCCAGGTAAATATTAATCTttggtttttagaaaaaaattaaccaatcagTTTATCAAACTAGGAAGAACATCGATGATATAATTGATAATATCATCAGACTGCAAATGCATTCTAAATCTATATATTTACACTACTGAAGAAGATGTCAATGCACTGAAACGCACGATTCTTAACatctattgattttaataaacacACATTGGGTTATCAAACTATTGTAAATTACGTATATAAACAAAGATAAAGACAACTAATtgcaagaaatgaaaatacacaCAGACCATTTTCAACttctaaaatacatttttaaacagTCTTTTGTTTTACAGCTCGCACTCCTCCTCAAAGGAATACATAtggtaaatatatttatgataagatcttataagaattttaatttaaaacaaaactaattttGATCTATGTATGGCCTGCTTTCGTATGCATAGTGGTACCTTTTCAGAGATAACTATTTCCTTactataaaattaccaaaattaaaactaagtcatagcaccaaattctatttttaataaaaactttCGGGAAGACAGTACCAAAGTAAATGTAATCTAACTACATTGCTGGACTTAAAATTGATGCCCTGACTATAGCACTCTGGCATTTCACATTTGTGAATTACCTCATCAGTGGCATCAGATTTAAGAGCTAGGCGAGCTGTCGGGATcgtaatgaaataataattttctgtGTCTATTGATTCCGCACGGTACTGAGTTTGGACTTACAGTTATCACTCCAGAAACCCGGGAGGGGCTGTCACCTGAAGCTGACCCCGGGTTTATGGACAGCCTTTCAATGATTCACAAGGTTTCTGTCAGATTTTATTTCTGATGGGATCATCATATAGAAGGAGAATTTATTTCAGACCAATTGCACGACACTGCATAGACATTCTTAaggaatttcaaatttttaatagaCTATGGTACATTTTACAGTAATATGAGAAAGGTACTAAATTCATTTGATGCAAAATTGATGGAAACTCGATGTTCGGTGGACATTTAACACTGTAGAATATCTTACTGTTTTTtggagtgttttttttttttacatttgcagaatataattttatatattaattaatataatattataattatgtgGTGACAGTATATAAATATTGACATCTACTGGCACTTAAATATATGCAAGTATAAATAACAGC is part of the Crassostrea angulata isolate pt1a10 chromosome 3, ASM2561291v2, whole genome shotgun sequence genome and encodes:
- the LOC128178941 gene encoding collagen alpha-2(IX) chain-like isoform X2, whose translation is MEKSREILEVTRIAFHVKVLYGCLIVHFSVSVFMAVTLFRSRDCDQTPNVGNSTDQKGFHASHRTKNTYSENTEENLHWVHRFRRSYYLLQDENCETFLRVCRSSLGNSFLIKGNKGDRGYNGFSGAPGNPGQTGPKGDMGIPGLEGPMGPKGEEGLPGLRGLPGERGPQGGEGRPGLPGLTGAKGDKGKQGILGFPGKIGEPGPRGDKGSTGERGLIGPMGFDGPSGPPGPAGPKGYKGDKGPTGINGYPGDKGEVGEKGERGYPGYPGPMGLPGPKGQKGECQVSTIKMENLRMGKVATNRPARTPPQRNTYGIPNQEGGVRNGAESILNTIYVMLYSFIFFYAFC
- the LOC128178941 gene encoding collagen alpha-1(III) chain-like isoform X1 is translated as MEKSREILEVTRIAFHVKVLYGCLIVHFSVSVFMAVTLFRSRDCDQTPNVGNSTDQKGFHASHRTKNTYSENTEENLHWVHRFRRSYYLLQDENCETFLRVCRSSLGNSFLIKGNKGDRGYNGFSGAPGNPGQTGPKGDMGIPGLEGPMGPKGEEGLPGLRGLPGERGPQGGEGRPGLPGLTGAKGDKGKQGILGFPGKIGEPGPRGDKGSTGERGLIGPMGFDGPSGPPGPAGPKGYKGDKGPTGINGYPGDKGEVGEKGERGYPGYPGPMGLPGPKGQKGECQVSTIKMENLRMGKVATNRPARTPPQRNTYAGIPNQEGGVRNGAESILNTIYVMLYSFIFFYAFC